From the genome of Pelobacter propionicus DSM 2379, one region includes:
- a CDS encoding putative quinol monooxygenase gives MASKQVTVLARFKAKPGMEEKAKQAILACVAPTRAEAGCINYDLHQDPNDKAVFILYENWASKEILDQHLETPHLVGLKAQSDELFAEPLDITLLEMIS, from the coding sequence ATGGCAAGCAAACAGGTAACGGTTCTGGCTCGATTCAAGGCAAAGCCGGGGATGGAAGAGAAGGCAAAACAGGCGATTCTGGCATGCGTGGCACCGACCCGCGCCGAGGCGGGCTGCATCAACTACGACCTGCACCAGGATCCGAACGACAAGGCTGTCTTTATCCTGTACGAAAACTGGGCCAGCAAGGAGATCCTGGACCAGCATCTGGAAACCCCACACCTGGTCGGCCTGAAGGCTCAGTCCGATGAGCTCTTCGCCGAGCCGCTGGACATCACCCTGCTGGAGATGATCAGCTGA